The genomic interval CAGCTGCGCGAAATGCGTGCCCAGGCCACTCGATGCGCCGGTGACCAGTACCACGCGCCCGTCCAGGCGGAATCGGCTCAAGGCATCCACGCTCATGCCCCGCCTCCCGCCGCTGCTGCCTCCGCCTTTTCGGCCTGGTGCACCAGCTTGCGTGCCATGCTCCAGCGGTGCACTTCGCTCGGGCCGTCGTAGATGCGAAAGGCGCGCATGTCCGTAAAGATGCGCATCACCGGCGATTCGGACGTGACGCCCGAGCCGCCCAGCATCTGCACGCTGCGGTCCACCACACGCCACTGCGCTTCGGAGCACACCACCTTGGCGCGGCTCGATTCGAAGTTGCACTTCTCGCCTTGGTCCAGCAGCCACGCCGTGTGCCAGATGTGCAGGCGCGCGGTGTGCAGGTCCATGTCGTTGTCGGCCAGCATGAAGCCCACGCCTTCGTGCTCGGCCAGCGGCTTGCCAAACGCCTGGCGCTTGCGCACATAGGCCAGGGCGGCGTCGTGCGCGCGGCGCGCCTGGCCCAGCCATCGCATGCAGTGCGTCAGGCGCGCGGGCGCCAGGCGCACCTGGGCGTAGCGAAATCCCTTGCCGATCTCGCCCAGCACATCGGCGGCGGGCACGCGCAGGTTGTCAAAACGCAGCACGCCGTGGCCGCCGGTAAAACAGGCGTCCATGGCGTCCATGCTGCGCTCCAGCGTGATGCCGGGGCGGTCCATGTCCGACAGGAACATGGTGGCCGAGCCATCTTCCATGCGCGCCATGATGATGGCGTAGTCGGCCCCCTCGGCGCCCGTGATGAACCACTTGACGCCGTTGATCACATAGTCCTCGCCATCGCGCACGGCGGTGGTGGCCAGCATGGAGGGGTCTGCACCGGCACCGGGCGCGGGCTCCGTCATGGCAAAGCATGAGCGGATGTGGCCAGCCACCTGCGGGCGCAGCCAGCGCTCTTTCTGCGCGGGTGTGGCCACCTCCTCCATCAGGTGGATGTTGCCTTCATCGGGCGCGTGGATGTTCAGCGCCGTGGGGCCCAGCCACGAATAGCCGGCCTCTTCGAACACTGCGGCCTTGGCCACATGGCTCAGGCCCAGGCCGCCCATTTCCCTGGAAGCATGGGGCGTGAGCAGGCCCGCCGCACGGGCCCGGGCCACCAGCTCGCGGCGCAGCGCTTCACTGGGGCCGTGCGACGACTGGCGCTCGTCGTTTTCGAGCGGGATGACCTGCTCGGCGATGAACTGGCGCGTTCTGTCGCGCAGCGCCTGGATGTCAGGGGACAGGTGGAAATCCATGCAAGCTCTCCTTCGGGGTTCGGTGTCCCACAGAAATTATTGGAAAAAACAAGCTGCAGCGCTTATGGGTAAAGCGCCACCAGCTATATAAACAGTAGCATAACGAGTCGCGGGCACTGCCCTGGCGCCACCGTGCCGTCCGCCCCCACCATCACGCCAGCGCCGGCTCCGCAGCCGCCACCGGCTGCGCGCCGGAGCCTGCGGCGGCCGCGCATTCCACCAGCGCGTCCACCACCACCGCACCCTCACCGGCGGCCCCCACCATCACCGGGTTCAGGTCCACCGAAGCGATGGCGCCGCGCGCACCGGC from Acidovorax sp. FHTAMBA carries:
- a CDS encoding acyl-CoA dehydrogenase family protein, yielding MDFHLSPDIQALRDRTRQFIAEQVIPLENDERQSSHGPSEALRRELVARARAAGLLTPHASREMGGLGLSHVAKAAVFEEAGYSWLGPTALNIHAPDEGNIHLMEEVATPAQKERWLRPQVAGHIRSCFAMTEPAPGAGADPSMLATTAVRDGEDYVINGVKWFITGAEGADYAIIMARMEDGSATMFLSDMDRPGITLERSMDAMDACFTGGHGVLRFDNLRVPAADVLGEIGKGFRYAQVRLAPARLTHCMRWLGQARRAHDAALAYVRKRQAFGKPLAEHEGVGFMLADNDMDLHTARLHIWHTAWLLDQGEKCNFESSRAKVVCSEAQWRVVDRSVQMLGGSGVTSESPVMRIFTDMRAFRIYDGPSEVHRWSMARKLVHQAEKAEAAAAGGGA